In Pedobacter africanus, a single window of DNA contains:
- a CDS encoding serine hydrolase domain-containing protein — MIKIHVSLLLVFLIAGRLNAQEINTAKLDSFFNTLAGNNKAMGSFAIAKKGKVIYHKTIGYCIVEGDKKVAAKASTQYRIGSITKIFTAVLVFQLIEQGKLSLDTRIDKYFPELPGAKLISIADLLKHTSGLYDYVNDTKDQTWVTVPRSKTELLVAIKNGKTHFEPGKGSAYCNSGYLLLGYLIEKLTRKPYPKVVADRIFNKLGMKNSQSGLANNTGVEEARAYHFQGKWTDIKDIYFGNVVAVGDILSTPQDLLLFMEALDTGKLLSSKSLAIMKSGDGPNTSGMGLFEFPFYSKKGYGHNGGTYGSFSVLQRFGPDSLAMAVCTNGLSYPLNDINIAMLNVVYKLPFELPSFKKIAVAAKDLEPLLGLYSSTDMPLKITISRKEDTLMGQATGQGAFQMEAIGTNSFKFDPSGLMMEFNPEKGLMLLKQGGKTFRYAREK; from the coding sequence ATGATTAAGATTCATGTTTCTTTACTGCTTGTTTTTCTTATTGCAGGCAGGCTTAATGCTCAGGAAATCAATACCGCTAAATTGGATAGTTTCTTTAATACTTTAGCCGGGAACAACAAAGCCATGGGCAGTTTTGCCATTGCTAAAAAGGGAAAGGTTATTTACCACAAGACGATTGGCTATTGCATAGTTGAAGGCGACAAAAAGGTTGCGGCAAAGGCCAGTACCCAATATCGAATTGGCTCCATTACCAAGATTTTCACTGCTGTGCTCGTATTTCAGCTTATAGAACAAGGAAAGCTAAGCCTGGATACCAGGATTGATAAGTATTTTCCGGAGCTGCCCGGTGCAAAATTAATTAGTATAGCTGATTTATTGAAGCATACCAGCGGACTGTATGATTATGTGAATGATACCAAAGACCAGACCTGGGTAACGGTGCCGCGAAGCAAAACCGAACTGTTGGTGGCTATTAAAAACGGCAAAACGCACTTTGAACCGGGCAAAGGATCTGCTTACTGCAATTCGGGTTATTTGCTGCTGGGGTACCTGATAGAAAAGCTGACCCGAAAGCCCTACCCGAAAGTTGTGGCCGATAGGATTTTTAACAAACTGGGAATGAAAAATTCACAGTCGGGTCTGGCCAACAATACAGGTGTGGAGGAAGCCAGGGCTTATCACTTCCAGGGCAAATGGACGGATATTAAAGACATTTACTTTGGCAATGTAGTTGCGGTTGGCGACATCTTATCTACCCCGCAGGACCTGCTCCTTTTTATGGAGGCGCTGGATACCGGCAAATTGCTGAGTAGTAAAAGTCTGGCCATTATGAAGTCTGGAGATGGACCAAATACTTCGGGAATGGGGCTTTTTGAGTTTCCATTTTATTCGAAGAAAGGATATGGACATAACGGGGGGACTTATGGCAGTTTTTCGGTGTTGCAGCGTTTTGGGCCTGATAGTTTAGCAATGGCAGTTTGTACAAACGGGCTGAGCTATCCCTTAAATGACATCAATATAGCGATGCTGAATGTAGTTTATAAGCTACCTTTTGAACTTCCTTCCTTCAAAAAAATTGCAGTTGCAGCGAAAGATCTGGAACCTTTGCTGGGGCTTTATTCGAGTACAGATATGCCGCTGAAAATTACCATAAGCCGGAAAGAGGATACGCTGATGGGACAGGCAACAGGGCAGGGCGCTTTTCAGATGGAAGCGATTGGTACCAACAGCTTTAAATTCGATCCCAGTGGACTAATGATGGAATTTAACCCGGAAAAAGGTCTGATGCTGCTGAAACAAGGAGGGAAAACCTTCCGGTATGCCCGGGAAAAGTAG
- a CDS encoding RagB/SusD family nutrient uptake outer membrane protein, with protein MNKFKYTIALVVLFMAMSQQSCKKGFLDSYPKNSLSAETFYKTEADFTNAVNGIYDALQADRELSFFPMADIATPFAGFGENRFGQYDNGIFGINAGWTMGQTLWAAWYKVVFRANVVLDRIDADGVTMTAKAHDRLKGEALFLRSLAYFYLTYLYGDVPLILKEQKYEEALVPRNPKAEIVTRLIADLKQAEVLLPSVTEYRNTKPLLGRASRGAAKSLLGKIYVYEKKWPEAEAKLNEVINVDKDYDLEPKFLDLFWPSTENGKESIFEIQYHGGVKEGNSYVRFAAPNTLSQISTAGFGYVTPTESYTDLFETTTGYTVGSTFVSRTASGPAYRFKFNYQSADPAFNQAQPYANRDPRLAWTVWYENTPYIAEFQSRAGQTGVKYLQEYSGDNGHNTVKYIIGKLDLTAGDSPGNMIVIRYADVLLLYAETLIELNRTADAAVYINKVRQRPSVMMPTLQTLQTVRGEAIISDQAKMRKFLREERYRELAFEWGHMYMDQIRWDVFADEMVKYWTANKNGGTNPALGTFDKRHYLWPIPAEERTRNPQLSQNDGYN; from the coding sequence ATGAACAAATTTAAATATACAATAGCGCTGGTTGTTCTTTTTATGGCGATGAGCCAGCAGAGTTGCAAAAAGGGCTTCCTGGATTCCTACCCTAAGAATAGCCTTTCGGCCGAGACTTTCTATAAAACTGAGGCCGACTTTACCAATGCAGTGAACGGTATTTACGACGCATTGCAGGCTGACAGAGAATTGAGCTTTTTCCCTATGGCCGATATTGCCACGCCTTTTGCCGGTTTCGGGGAGAACCGTTTCGGACAATACGACAATGGTATTTTCGGTATAAATGCGGGCTGGACCATGGGCCAGACTTTATGGGCCGCCTGGTATAAAGTGGTTTTTAGGGCAAATGTGGTGCTCGATCGCATTGATGCCGATGGGGTGACCATGACGGCCAAGGCGCATGACCGCTTAAAAGGAGAGGCCTTGTTCCTGCGCTCACTGGCTTACTTTTACCTGACTTACTTGTATGGGGACGTGCCGCTGATCCTTAAAGAGCAGAAATATGAGGAAGCACTGGTTCCGCGCAATCCGAAAGCAGAGATTGTTACGCGTTTAATTGCCGATCTTAAACAGGCAGAGGTGCTTTTGCCCTCGGTAACGGAATACCGCAATACCAAGCCTTTGCTGGGTCGCGCCAGCAGGGGGGCTGCTAAATCTTTACTGGGTAAGATCTACGTATATGAGAAAAAGTGGCCTGAGGCCGAAGCTAAATTAAATGAGGTGATCAATGTAGATAAAGATTACGATCTGGAGCCTAAATTCCTGGATCTTTTCTGGCCTTCAACAGAGAACGGCAAAGAATCGATATTTGAGATCCAGTACCATGGTGGTGTAAAGGAAGGGAATTCGTATGTGCGCTTTGCAGCGCCGAATACATTGTCGCAGATCTCTACTGCAGGTTTTGGTTATGTAACCCCAACAGAAAGTTATACCGATCTGTTTGAAACGACAACGGGTTATACCGTAGGCAGTACTTTTGTAAGCCGTACTGCATCAGGCCCTGCCTACAGGTTTAAATTTAACTATCAATCGGCCGATCCTGCATTTAACCAGGCGCAACCCTATGCCAATCGTGATCCGCGACTGGCCTGGACAGTTTGGTATGAAAACACACCTTATATTGCTGAATTTCAATCGCGCGCCGGACAAACCGGGGTAAAATACCTGCAGGAATATTCGGGAGACAACGGCCATAATACGGTGAAATACATTATAGGTAAACTCGACCTTACAGCTGGGGATAGTCCGGGCAACATGATTGTGATACGCTATGCAGACGTGCTGCTGTTGTATGCCGAAACATTGATTGAACTGAACCGGACGGCTGATGCGGCAGTCTACATCAATAAAGTAAGACAGCGCCCAAGCGTGATGATGCCAACACTGCAAACCTTACAAACGGTAAGGGGAGAGGCGATCATTTCCGATCAGGCAAAGATGCGTAAGTTTTTAAGGGAGGAACGTTACAGGGAACTGGCCTTTGAATGGGGACATATGTATATGGACCAGATCAGATGGGATGTATTTGCCGATGAGATGGTGAAATACTGGACTGCCAACAAGAATGGCGGTACGAACCCTGCCCTGGGAACTTTTGATAAGCGACATTATTTATGGCCTATTCCGGCAGAGGAGCGTACCAGGAACCCTCAGCTGTCGCAGAACGACGGGTACAACTAG